The genomic window GCTCCCTTATAAGTCCACAAGCCTCTCTGAATGCATTGACCTTAAACAGACCATCCAATAACTCATTATACGTTCTGATATTAGGTAAACATTCATATTTCTCCATCTGATAAAGCACACTCATCGCCCATTCTACTCTTCCGCTACGACATAAGCCCTTGATAAAGTTGTTGAATGTAACAACAGTTGGCGGACAACCATCAGCAATCATACTATCAATAAGATCAAAAGCTTGATCGAACATAGACATCCGACAAAGGACATCCACCATGCAAGTATATGCCACAACATTTGGACGGCAGCCACAATTTATCATCTTGTTCCATACTTCACAAGCACTAATCAAATCCCCTGATTTCGCAAAACCATTTATGATAGTGCTATATGTAGTCACGTTTGGACGGACAAAATCTTTCTCCATCTGATTCCATACAGATATTACCTCATCCATATTCCCATTGGAGCAAAGACCATGTATGAGAGTGTTGTACGAGATGACATTTGGCCAAACTCCCTCTTGAATCATGAGATTCCACAAACCAAGAGCATCGCCGAGTCTCCCCCGcacaaaataaccttttatCAAAGATGTAAATGTATGAACATTAGGGCCACATCCTCTCACAAACATTTGTCCAAAAACCGCAAGGGACAAATCAATGTTCCCCATATCAGAAAGGCAACTAATAACAGTCGAGTAACTAATAACATTCGGGTCAACGCCTTTATCCACCATCTCATTCATCAAATCAAACGCCTCCTTAATCCTATATTCTCTACACATTCCATGAATCAAAGCATTATAAACCGGCACTACAGGTTCAAATCTCAAAGCTAGCTCTTTCGCTTTATCCACTTCACCCGATTTACACATAGAAGAGATTATAGTAGTATAACTAACATCATCCGGAGGACAACCCTTATTAGACATTTCAACAAGCAACTTACATGCACCATCAACCTTCCCATTTTTACAAAGAGCCTTAAGAAGaatattataagtaaaaacatTAGGTTCCAACCCTTCACCTTTCATGTTATTATAAAGAGGATTAATCATCTTAAACATGTTTTCACTAAGCAAAACATCCAAAACATGATTATATATCTTAACACTAGGTATACACCCAAATTCCCTAATCCTATAAAACATTTTCAAACATTGTTCACCCAACTTTGCTCTCCTATAAGAATTCATCACAATTATAAACAACTCTTCAGAACAAGGTACACTTTCCAGCTTCATCTGTTGTAAAAGATATTGAATACCATCCATTTCATTGTTTCTTCCAAGCTTTTCAATCATGGTTTTGTATGTTAGTTGGGTGTGTTTGAAAGTTCCTGAATTTACTAAAGATTTGAAGTATTCAAGTGATGAAACAATATCAGGTTCATGTTTCAATACTTTGATAACATGGGATTCAACAACATAGGATTCTGGAACAGGGTTGTTGGGTTTGTCAGGATTTGGAATTGGGTTTGTGTTTAGAACAAATGGGATTGGAGATTTGCGTGTTTTCAATAATAAGGAACAACCTTCTTTCAAATACATTGCTATGTTTtggtgaaaattgaaaaaaaggtTTGAACTTTAGAACAAAGAAGGTTAAACTTGAAACAATGTCTTTTGTTCTGTTTCACTCCCATGCGCTTGAGAAAGGAAAAGAGGTTCTCTCAAATAGATTTCTTTTGTTTAGTTTCACTTTGAccctttaaatttttatttttttcactttaGTCCCTAGATGATTTAGtttctttaagttttttttggtttcattttgatttttaagttgtgAATTTTGAACACTTTGGTTCCTTAAATTACAATTGATAAGAATTTTGGTCTCTAATAGAAGGACTAAATTGTCTAAACTTTGTAACTTAAAGGATCAAAATGTCCATCATTCATAAtttaagggactaaaatgaaataaaaaaaacttaaaggactaAATTGTAACTTAAGggactaaaataaaacaaaaaaacttatagaatcaaattgaaacctaaaattaagttaagagaccaaaatataatttaaccTAATAAATATTTGTGAacatcttttcttctttttttttttaatttttaatttcaatttattatttagttGTTGATAGTATAAAATTAAGCTTATTATACGTTGGTATCTATATGATCCTAAATGTTGATAGGAGTAGTATCGGTAATCCAAGTGTCTTAGGCTTCAGAGATTTGATTCAGAACTCTGACGGGGTGTGAGTTCATAGTTTTGCTGGAAATAAAGGATTTTCGAATATCCTTCATGCAGAATTATTGGCCATGCACCATGGATTAGTTTTGGCGTGGGAGCTTGAAATTAAGGATTTGTGGTGCTATTCTGACTTGAAAACCGTTATCAAGCTGTTATTTGATCATGTTAATGAATGACACCACTATGCAGCGattatctataatataaatgatCTCCTTTCTAGAGACTGAAGAGTCTGACCGATACATACTCTATGGGAGAGAAACGCTTGTGCAGAATACTTAGctaaaaaaacatgaaaatgatgattatcttttatgttattaatattattttctatctgtcagttatatatatatattgtatgacTATTagaatatgaatattttggtTCTCGTGAAAATAActtagttggtagagacattgtattatatatataggggtcGATGTTCGAACCCAGTTTtccatatttatttatcttaaggAGTGAATTTTTAGCCACGAAaccatttgacaaaaaaaaaaaaaactaaataactCGACTAATATggatgactattttttataatattaatgttATTTGTAACTTGAATGAATGATGATTATTctcttacccaaaaaaaatgatgattattatttttcatttgttttttattaaaggATCGATTTTTAATATTTGGACACCCGGCCTCGAAATAGTCGGGACATGCTTTATTATAGATAGTTAGTTGGAGGTATAGTCAGATAAATCTCTTCTCCTCCCTTCCTATTTCTAGTTTGATGCTTTCATCAAACATACATCGTGGTTGATTCATTTTAATCAATAGAAATTGCTTCTCTCTAATCTCTCCTTACTTTCATGAATGACATGTTTAACAACCAATTTCCATGcttgagaaaaataaacatgAATTATAAGTTAATGAGAACTTTGCTAAACTTGTAGTCCCTACTCATTcgtccaaaaaaaaagttattagatTGATGTTAGGGAGTACATCTATTATTGCTCAATGAAATATGATAGAAAAgttaaatcatattttttttttgacctaATAAAAgttaaaggcttaaatgcagttttaccttcctattttgattaaatcggaattttacccccctccCGTTTTAAAACGCAgacttttaccccctgttttataatttttggattttgtcccccctaaaattctgctttcgagtcacaacttcaaagcgtcacacacaacacaatttggatcaataattcaccaaacgtatACCGAAAtaaccgtaatcgagttatctttccacataatcaaacctcactaaatttggagttacaaagagagattaattaccgttttagtgaaggtgtGTCcgccaaaattctgcacaaaatctgctttcgagtcacaacttcaaaacttcgcacagaattccatttgaatccataattcaccaaaatggtaccgaaatgactgaaatcgagttagttttccacagaatcaaactccactaaatttggagttacagagagagtttaattatcattttagtgaagatctctccaaatcaattattgtatggaactactactggtatttttttcatgtctctcaccctgtaccTCATTTTccaatagtatttacatgtccggaaagctaacgaaattacccttgttgtcatttaaatttcgtcaaatttggagttacgatgtatttggtagacgatgttgaatttgaaggtcataagtagatttctgcaaaattagtaattggacagacctttactaaaacggtaattaatctttctttgtaactccaaacttagtggggtttgattctgtggaaatctaactcgattatggtcatttcggtattcatttggtgaattattgatccatattgagttgtgtgcgaaggtttgaagttgtgactcgaaagcagattttgtgcagaattttgggggacatactttcactaaaacggtaattaatctctttttataactccaaatttagtggagtttgattctgtgaaaaactaactcgattacggtcatttcgatatccatttggtgaattattgatccaaatagAGTTGTGTGCGAATCTTTGAatttgtgactcgaaagcagaattttatagggggggggcaaaatccaaaaaattataaaacagggggtaaaagtccgtgttttaaaacaggggggataaaattccgatttaatcaaaacaagggggaaaaactgcatttaagccaaagtTAAATCATTGGCAATTGAGATACTGAGATTGATAAAGATCCAACTCGCAAGTTAAAACCTAAAACCATAATATGCCGATTGATGGCAATCTCTTTTGGATTTGCTAATGTTGGTCATTATCTAaagatattcatttttttttaatgacaaattattatgttagttttttataCGAGAACTTAGGAAACATATCCAGTGCAGTCAAAATGCACGCGGTCAGTACATACAAACCGTTCAATTTTGATGAGACGATTAAGATTTTAAGTTCATATATTAgttagttttttaaatataaaactgAGTTTTAAATCTGACCGTCCGATCTGTTATTGAACGGCTCTGATGTGCCTGAATGCAGTGCTGTCAGAAATCTCTGAATGCAGCGCAGTCAGAAAACTCTGACTGCACTCAAACCTGGTCCCAGAACTTAACCTTGGACCTCCAACTCTTTTCACATTTAGCTAATTAGTTCAATCGGTTGAACTACTCATTCCACCATAGacatattcattttaaaatcatTGTAATAGTATAAATTGTTCCGACTCTTTAACCAATGCAAAGTTACATATCATCTAACTCTTCGATCATGTTAATCAATTTCATTTGACTGTTAGCACAAAAATCTCAACAGCAACACAATGCCAAACACCATGTCAGTGATGAAATTGTTCCATGCACTAAgtatatgaatttataattaTACTCTTATAGATGTGAATTTGTGAATTTTGTAGGATCTAACAATAAGTGATCTTATTAATGAAACAACAACTAGTACCATAAAGAAGCGGTCATAAACTGGATAGTCTTGACCAATTTGAAAGATTGTagtagaaaaaattgaatttttggtttttttatcaagtaaggGAAACTCAATGGAATTCATAATTGTCtcaatattttgtttaattgtCTAAATATTCTAAAATTAAGACCATTCTAATGCTCCCTTGCGCCATGCATAAATTGAACCAACAAATTAGGATAAACACGAAGATGAAAGCTTCTATTTTATGATGCTATGATTTACTATTTTCCTATACATGGCATAGAATTGAACCACTTCCATGTTTACAATATATAtcttgaattaaaaaaatataaaagaaaaaaaataccctTCTGCACAATTATAAAACAATACATGATAATATTTAAAGGTGGTTTTCAAGTGATAAGGAGACTTAGTTGTGTTGTAAATCTCATTGTTTCAGTGAGAATTTAATTCTCGTTCGTTTAATACATTGTGTCTCACTTTGATGTTGTTCCCCATTTACCTCCATATTATAACTATTTACTACGTAAAACATATTATTGGGAAATTATGAAACCTATACATTAGAATAAGCTATATCATCTGTCTTTACATCGGACCCAAAATCAATGTAAAAAGTATTTTCCAACCGATGTAGAATCCCCAATCTATATAGGTGTGTGAAAAATTATGACTGATTAGGACCTCTTTTGTATCTCTTTGTTTGTGTAAACTTAGGGATACTATATATCATATTTCACCTCTTTGCAAACAAATGATAATCTGGATTTCTTGTATTGGGCATATTTTTCCTCTTTCAAAATTTGTTTATCCGCAGCGGCGAAGCTAACCATTTTTCCACAGGAGAgccaaatttataaaaaaaaaaaatactttaagtGGCAAGTATAGGGTGTTCACAGGGTGATTTTGAtcaattttaaagaaaaaataataattcaaatataaaatcACATGTGGTTCAGTATGAtttaatttaaatcaatttttagaTACTCAAATTacaattgtaaattttttattaatattgtaaAGACACGGTAAAACAATTGatttaatgtaaaatataatatattaaaattaatattatagaTTGACAATGATCTATTGTgtggttttttggttttttaatcGGTTTatagaattaatttgatttagTTTAGATATGAACACCAATACCAGTCTCTttcatctaccaaaaaaaataaaactctttcatctaccaaaaaaaaatgaacatcaaTACTGGTAAGTGGTTTTTATGTTTACACATgtgtacaaaaagaaaataataaaaaaaaattatatgaagaCAAACAAAAgaccaaataaataattaattgatgACATTTCTCATTAAATTCAAAGTGGGTAACTGATAATAATGGAATGTTATAAatat from Trifolium pratense cultivar HEN17-A07 linkage group LG1, ARS_RC_1.1, whole genome shotgun sequence includes these protein-coding regions:
- the LOC123884867 gene encoding pentatricopeptide repeat-containing protein At3g48810, with protein sequence MYLKEGCSLLLKTRKSPIPFVLNTNPIPNPDKPNNPVPESYVVESHVIKVLKHEPDIVSSLEYFKSLVNSGTFKHTQLTYKTMIEKLGRNNEMDGIQYLLQQMKLESVPCSEELFIIVMNSYRRAKLGEQCLKMFYRIREFGCIPSVKIYNHVLDVLLSENMFKMINPLYNNMKGEGLEPNVFTYNILLKALCKNGKVDGACKLLVEMSNKGCPPDDVSYTTIISSMCKSGEVDKAKELALRFEPVVPVYNALIHGMCREYRIKEAFDLMNEMVDKGVDPNVISYSTVISCLSDMGNIDLSLAVFGQMFVRGCGPNVHTFTSLIKGYFVRGRLGDALGLWNLMIQEGVWPNVISYNTLIHGLCSNGNMDEVISVWNQMEKDFVRPNVTTYSTIINGFAKSGDLISACEVWNKMINCGCRPNVVAYTCMVDVLCRMSMFDQAFDLIDSMIADGCPPTVVTFNNFIKGLCRSGRVEWAMSVLYQMEKYECLPNIRTYNELLDGLFKVNAFREACGLIRELEEKEVELNLVTYNTIMYGLSFQGMNQQVLQLLGKMLVKGVKPDDITVNITVNAYCKLGKVRTAIRVLDNITAEKEFCADIITHTIVLWGICNWLGTEEAIVYLHEMLKKGIFPNIATWNVLVRGFFSNLGHMGPIRILDDILGTQ